In Mytilus galloprovincialis chromosome 1, xbMytGall1.hap1.1, whole genome shotgun sequence, the following are encoded in one genomic region:
- the LOC143068927 gene encoding uncharacterized protein LOC143068927 isoform X2, which produces MATGGGTIAPHRPKKDTKMDDKNGFKITGKGYSTDRQTDQGASNVSSPQSSSRPLSGTTSNSEDIGELGEPIGSFQLPTEAMELLQNVMQVNKDLEEQVVALRLRIDVEQKNQETEKKKVVHEKDRALKVKDHEISELTESISVRDYRIKHLNKEKEEQSQQLLEKIDEITELKSLVEQTEDYAKDLNKKVSKLREEKRHLESDTLYKSQSDEIKKLKHELHSVKDKLVSMQNELTRARHIIEQQNTKIKNLEYEKGEMNSRFRDDLEKASRAMRLEVERMREVMKQQYEEMKNLRAQNNEIFSDVRDIKDLLLNSRESTTKRESLDINRLPMAPRSPKPAVRSSMPNMKINKGASKNSSNLPPLENEQPAGSKWIPAGARRSMNMSAKLRRPDK; this is translated from the exons ATGGCGACTGGAGGTGGGACAATTGCACCACACAGACCAAAGAAAGACACGAAAATG GACGATAAAAACGGATTTAAGATAACAGGAAAAGGTTATAGTACAGACCGACAGACAGATCAGGGCGCTAGTAATGTGTCATCACCTCAGTCTTCTTCAAGGCCGTTATCAGGAACCACAAGTAATTCAGAAGACATTGGAGAACTGGGCGAGCCAATAGGTAGTTTTCAACTACCAACTGAAGCTATGgaacttttacaaaatgtgatGCAAGTCAACAAAGACCTCGAGGAGCAAGTAGTGGCTTTGAGATTACGAATTGACGTTGAACAGAAAAACCAAGagacagaaaaaaagaaagttgTTCACGAAAAAGACCGAGCTCTTAAAGTAAAAGATCATGAAATTAGTGAACTAACGGAATCAATTTCTGTTCGAGATTATAggattaaacatttaaataaagaaaaggaAGAGCAGAGTCAACAGCTACTAGAGAAAATTGATGAGATTACTGAATTGAAATCGCTTGTTGAACAAACTGAAGATTACGCgaaagatttaaataaaaaagtatcaaAACTTAGGGAAGAAAAACGACACCTTGAATCAGATACGTTGTACAAATCTCAGAGTGAtgaaataaagaaactaaaacatGAACTTCATTCCGTGAAAGACAAACTAGTTTCTATGCAAAATGAATTGACTCGTGCTAGACATATTATAGAACAACAAaacactaaaattaaaaatcttgaaTATGAAAAGGGAGAAATGAACTCACGGTTCCGAGACGACTTAGAGAAGGCATCACGTGCTATGCGTCTTGAAGTCGAACGCATGCGTGAGGTTATGAAACAACAATACGAAGAGATGAAAAACTTGAGAGCTCAGAATAACGAAATTTTTAGTGATGTGCGGGACATAAAAGACCTCTTGCTTAATTCTAGGGAAAGTACGACTAAACGAGAGTCGTTAGACATTAATCGGTTGCCCATGGCACCAAGAAGTCCGAAGCCAGCAGTTCGTTCTTCTATGcctaatatgaaaataaataaaggtGCTAGTAAAAACTCAAGTAATTTACCTCCATTAGAAAATGAACAACCGGCTGGTTCAAAATGGATTCCAGCAGGTGCGAGACGTTCTATGAATATGTCTGCAAAGCTCAGACGACCAGACAAGTGA
- the LOC143068927 gene encoding uncharacterized protein LOC143068927 isoform X1 — MITNDTTINQGPTKVEANNHKAPHGLQQVNMRDDKNGFKITGKGYSTDRQTDQGASNVSSPQSSSRPLSGTTSNSEDIGELGEPIGSFQLPTEAMELLQNVMQVNKDLEEQVVALRLRIDVEQKNQETEKKKVVHEKDRALKVKDHEISELTESISVRDYRIKHLNKEKEEQSQQLLEKIDEITELKSLVEQTEDYAKDLNKKVSKLREEKRHLESDTLYKSQSDEIKKLKHELHSVKDKLVSMQNELTRARHIIEQQNTKIKNLEYEKGEMNSRFRDDLEKASRAMRLEVERMREVMKQQYEEMKNLRAQNNEIFSDVRDIKDLLLNSRESTTKRESLDINRLPMAPRSPKPAVRSSMPNMKINKGASKNSSNLPPLENEQPAGSKWIPAGARRSMNMSAKLRRPDK; from the exons atgattaccaatgatacGACTATCAACCAGGGACCAACTAAAGTGGAAGCAAACAACCACAAAGCACCGCACGGACTTCAACAAGTCAACATGCGG GACGATAAAAACGGATTTAAGATAACAGGAAAAGGTTATAGTACAGACCGACAGACAGATCAGGGCGCTAGTAATGTGTCATCACCTCAGTCTTCTTCAAGGCCGTTATCAGGAACCACAAGTAATTCAGAAGACATTGGAGAACTGGGCGAGCCAATAGGTAGTTTTCAACTACCAACTGAAGCTATGgaacttttacaaaatgtgatGCAAGTCAACAAAGACCTCGAGGAGCAAGTAGTGGCTTTGAGATTACGAATTGACGTTGAACAGAAAAACCAAGagacagaaaaaaagaaagttgTTCACGAAAAAGACCGAGCTCTTAAAGTAAAAGATCATGAAATTAGTGAACTAACGGAATCAATTTCTGTTCGAGATTATAggattaaacatttaaataaagaaaaggaAGAGCAGAGTCAACAGCTACTAGAGAAAATTGATGAGATTACTGAATTGAAATCGCTTGTTGAACAAACTGAAGATTACGCgaaagatttaaataaaaaagtatcaaAACTTAGGGAAGAAAAACGACACCTTGAATCAGATACGTTGTACAAATCTCAGAGTGAtgaaataaagaaactaaaacatGAACTTCATTCCGTGAAAGACAAACTAGTTTCTATGCAAAATGAATTGACTCGTGCTAGACATATTATAGAACAACAAaacactaaaattaaaaatcttgaaTATGAAAAGGGAGAAATGAACTCACGGTTCCGAGACGACTTAGAGAAGGCATCACGTGCTATGCGTCTTGAAGTCGAACGCATGCGTGAGGTTATGAAACAACAATACGAAGAGATGAAAAACTTGAGAGCTCAGAATAACGAAATTTTTAGTGATGTGCGGGACATAAAAGACCTCTTGCTTAATTCTAGGGAAAGTACGACTAAACGAGAGTCGTTAGACATTAATCGGTTGCCCATGGCACCAAGAAGTCCGAAGCCAGCAGTTCGTTCTTCTATGcctaatatgaaaataaataaaggtGCTAGTAAAAACTCAAGTAATTTACCTCCATTAGAAAATGAACAACCGGCTGGTTCAAAATGGATTCCAGCAGGTGCGAGACGTTCTATGAATATGTCTGCAAAGCTCAGACGACCAGACAAGTGA